The region GGCCACAAGATCCAGGGCAAGGCGGAACAGGATCGTATTCGATTGATAAACGAAGCTAAAGGCCTTTCCGATTCCGGAGCCTTCTCCATCGTTTTTGAGCTCATCCCCTCCGCCCTTGCGTCGGAAATTTCTTCCTCCGTTCCCATTCCTACGATCGGAATCGGAGCGGGAGCTTCGACCGACGGACAGGTCTTGGTCATGTACGATTTTCTAGGATTAAATAAGGACTTTCGTCCGAAATTCTTAAAAACATATCTAAACGGATACGAGGGCGTTTCCAACGCAGTCAAAAATTATATTAAGGAAGTTAGGGAGGGAAGTTTTCCCGGCCCGGAACATTCTCATTAAAGGGTTTTCCCGAGGATTTCTTGACGTTCCGTGTGTAAGAGAAACGCTGGAAAGAGAAACGCTCCCGAAACGGAAATAAGATCAAAAGGACGGAGGCTACGTGGACATAGTCGAACTTGAGAAAGGATATCCCGAAACCGAGGCTAAAATCAAGGCCCTTGCTTCAGAGTGCGGGAACCAGACGGAAATTATCCGCGGGGCGGTGGTGTCGGATACCATTCATTTCATCGGAGATACCCGTAAAATTTCCGACAAAGAAGGCTATGTAAAGGAGCTTCCCGGAGTGACTCGTATTTGGAACGTCTCTCTTCCTTATAAGAATATCGCAAGGACCGCCGCCGGAAAAAACGGAGAGGTAGTCCATAGAGAAAACCGCATCGTAGAGGTGAAGGGTAAGGACGGCTTAGTCCGTAAGTTCGGAACCGGAAAACACATTTTCGTGGTCGGTCCGGATTCTCCTCAGACATACGAGCAGACGATCGCTATCGCTAAGCAGGCGGTCGAGCTCGGTAAGAAATTTGGCATCCTAGATCGCATCATTTTCCGCGGAGGAGCCTTCAAACCTAGAACTCGTCCCACGGATTGGAGAGGAATGGGTTGGGACGGTATCAAACTTCTGGACAGAGTGAAGGAAGAAACAGGTCTTCCTTATGTAACCGAAGTTATGGATCATACCATGGCGGAAGAAGTTTCCCAGCACGCGGATATGATTCAGATCGGAACGCGTAACGCCCAAGACTTCGAACTTTTAGAGGCTGTAGGCCGTACCGGCAAACCGGTCATTCTAAAAAGAGGTTTCGGAAACGAAGCCATCGAATGGTTTTCCGCGGCGGAATACATCGCTAATCAAGGAAATTTGAATATAGTTCTTTGCGAAAGGGGAGTGAAGACCCTTTTCATCAAGGAAGGATATTGCCGTAACACTCCCGATTTGAACGTGATCACTCATGCAAAGAATCAGACGATTCTTCCTGTGATCTTCGATCCGAGCCACGTTGCGGGAGACGACAAGATCGTAGTTTCCAACCTTTTGGCTTCTCTCCCTTTCAATCCGGACGGATCCATTACGGAAACCCTCCATGTGGAAGAATTCAGAAAAGAGCAGATGTGCGATGCTGCTCAGGCGCTACTGATGAGTCTATATGAAAAGACGGTCGAAGCCATTCTAACGTATGAGGAAAAGATAAAGCCTCTTACGGATCAGGTGGATTCGTACTTCGCGGAGAGAAAGGGCAAAAAATAGATTAGCCCTTTTTCGGAAAGCGGCCCTTAGTCCGGAAATTTAGGCGCCAACTCTATCTTGGTTTTTTCCCAAAGATCGGGAAGGTTGGCGCAAAGTTGAAGACAAGCTTCCAAATCTCCTCCCTTTAGTTTGGCTTCGGCCTCGGTAACGGTGATTTGCACTCCCGAGAGTCCGAAATTTGCCGCAACTCCTTTCGTTTGATGAAGTTCGGCTTGTAGTTCGGTCGCTTTTTTTTCGGAAACGAAGTTGCTGATATTCTCTAAACGGCTGTTCATATTCTTCCGAAGTGAACGAACCATTTCTTCCAACCAAAGCCGATCCTCTTCGTCGTCGCCTTGCTTTAAGGCTTCCAAGCGAGACCAATCCACTAACATAAATCTCTCCCTTCCGAACCGCGTTTGGTACTGCGATCGAATTCTGAAAAATCGGAGGCTATCCGAGATGGACGGCGACCCCATTATTTATAGCTTGAATAAAAAATCCACGTCGATTTTCGTATTATCGAAGATTTAAGTCTCTCACGAAATCCGTTTTCGGATGAGAATTTCTCCGAGGCAGGTGCCCGGGCCACGAGAGGCTGCTACTTAAGAGGCGAAACTTAATGAAAATTCACCCAACCGCAATCGTAGATTCCAAAGCGGAACTTCACGAGTCCGTGGAAGTCGGAGCATACTCGATCATCGAAAGAGACGTAGTCATAGGAGAAGGTACCGTTATCGAAACAGGGACCCGAATCTTTGCGGGGACCCGTTTTGGAAAATTCAATAAAGTACATCACGGCGCGGTTATCGGAGTCGGCCCCCAGGATTTAGGTTTCGATCCGAATACCTCGACCAAGACGATTATCGGAGACAATAATACGTTTAAAGAATATTCGAATATTCACCGAGGAACTAAACCGGATTCTCCCACAATTATCGGAAATCGCAATTATGTAATGGGGAACGCTCACGTAGGTCACGATTGTGTGATCGGAGACGATAATATCCTGACTCACGGTCTGGTACTTGCGGGACACGTAACGGTCGGAAACAAGGCTTTCATTTCCGGGCTAGTTGCTGTCCATCAATTCTGCTTTGTCGGAGATTATGCGATGATTGCGGGCTGCGCCAAAGTGGTTCAAGACGTTCCGCCGTTCGCCACTGCCGACGGAAATCCTTGTACGATCATCGGTTTGAATACCGTGGGATTGAAAAGAGGGGGATTCTCTCCGGAAACTAGGGCCGCGATTAAGAACGCATATAAGGTCATTTATCATTCCGGAATGAATTATCGCCAAGCTCTGGAAGAATTGGAAAAGAGATCCGACAATCCTCCGGAAGTCTTGAATATTATCAAATTCTTCAGAAATAGCGATCGCGGGGTGATGGATCACAGGTGAGGGTCGTCGTTACCGGCGGCGCCGGATATATCGGGAGCCACGTAGTAGCCTTATTATTGGAACGCGATTACGAAGTAGTCGTGGTGGATAATATGGAGAAGGGAAATCCAATCAACCTCTTCTCCGAGGCGGAATTTATCGAAGGGGATATCCATGATACGGCGGTTCTAGAAAAGACTTTCTCCAAGCATGTGGATGCGGTTTTTCATTTTGCCGCATGGAAGGCCGCCGGGGAATCCATGTTGGACCCCGGAAAATATTCTCTAAACAATATCGCAGGTTCCATCCAATTGATGGCTTGGATGGAAAAGGTAGGAACTAAGAATATAATATTCTCCTCTTCGGCCGCTGTTTACGGAGCTCCTCAGTATCTTCCCTTGGACGAAAATCATCCGTTGATTCCGGAAAATTACTATGGATACACGAAATTAGCGATAGAGGAGAATCTGCGCTGGTTCGATAAGCTAAAAGGGTTCAAATTTGCCGCATTAAGATATTTTAATGCGGCGGGTTACGACGTGAAGGGAAGAATTCGCGGAATCGAAAAGACTCCCGCAAATCTTCTTCCTATCATAATGGAAGCCGCCGTTGGGATTCGCCCGAGTATGGAAATTTTCGGAACGGATTACGAAACCGAAGACGGAAGTTGCATAAGGGATTATATTCACGTTAACGATCTTGCATCCGCTCATGTATTGAGTTTGGACTATCTTTACACTAAGAACGAATCCATCGCCGTAAACCTGGGCACTGGAAAAGGATTCTCGGTTCTGGAAGTTTTGCGCTTGGCGGAGAAGATAGTGGGAAGGCCTATCCCGCATAAAATTTCGGGTAGAAGGCCCGGAGATCCTGCAAAGCTTTGGGCAAAGGCGGAATTAGCGGAAGAACTGCTCGGTTGGAAATGTAAATACAGCGACCCGGAAACGATTTTGGAAACGATGTGGTCGGTGTATAAAGACCTTCCGAATTGATCCAGTTTATTTGATCTTAAGACATTCCGGGTTAATGGAATTCACGTATTCTAGGGGAAGGTTTCCCAGGATATCCGCTCCTAGAAACTTACCTGCTAATTTTAATTTTCCGCTCTTGTATTCGGAAACCCACTGTTTGTGGAATTGGTTCGACAATGGTGCATATGACCAGTGCCATTTTTCCTCGTTGTAACCCTTGTCATTTCTTTCTTTTTTAGGAGTATAAGGCTGGCAGAATCCGTATTTATACGCATTCTTTTTCATCCAAAGATAGAATTTCTCCCCCTTTCCGTCCTTTTCAAAATAAGAATTTTCTAATGCATTAATATCTATATCTGTTCCCCAGTGGTGACGGGAAGTTCCGGGAGCGCTGGAGAATTCCAATATCAGAGAGACGATTTCTTCGGGAGTCTTACCGGCTACAGGTTCTCTCATTTTCTTTTTGCCGGTGTATTTGCTTTCCCAAATGGATTTTTGGTCCGAAAAGGATCGAAAGGCGGATACCAAAAACGGCGCTTGTCTTTCTTCTGGATGGGCCTTTTTATATTCTTCCCTAAGCTTCAAAAAAGCGGCCTTGGTTTCCGCCCTTAGATAAAATTCCCGATTATCGTCCGGATTCTTATAAAGAACTAATGCCTTCTCCTTTTGAAAATTGCCGGTCAAATAATCTTGGACCGGAGTTCCTTCATAGATGTCCCCTTTACTTTGGCCGATAAGAACGGAGGATAGAAGGAGCGGAAGTAGCAGAATCGAGCTTCGAAGAAAAGACATACTAACTCCAATTTCTCATTCGGATCCTCGGGGAAAAGGGATTTTTAAGGATCAAAGGCCTATCTTATCTGTGGTATTTCCTGCGATATTCTTAGATTTACGTTAAGAGCCTGTCCCGGATGGTTCGGTCTCTTGGAGCCGGAGACCGATCTATAAACTAGAACCGGTTTTTTGGGTGGATATTAAGTTTTCGCCTGAAACGCCGAATTTATATTGAGCTCTCGAAGAAATTCGATTGAAGTTCGATTCTATTTGGAAATTTTTTGTAAAAAACAAATGGGAGAACCCTGGATGAAAAAAATCATCGCTCTTCTTCTGCCCCTGACTCTGACTTTCAATTGTATCCTGTTCGACAAGATCGGTTTTTCCTATCCGGACACGGTTGACGGCAGCGAGGCTAAAAGTATTATCCTGACGAGTGCTGTAATAGGTTCCGCTGCGGGCGGTGGTCCGAGCATTCTTTCGATCTTAGCTCCTCAGTTAGCAAAAATCGAAGAAGATAAATACTATACTAAATCGGATGTGGATGACTGCGCGAACTCCGCTTTGATCATCAACATAGTTACGATAGACTTAGGCGGATTTACCTGTAATCTGGATCCAAGACCTACTTTGATTCCGTACATTTACTGATCCGTTTTCGCCGGGGGTTCGGGTATTCCTGACGGATGCTTGTCCCCGGCGTATCTATTCCCTTCTTAATTCCCAAAGAGACTCAATTCGAAAAAAGCTGGGCTCCTTCGTTGAAGCGGGAGGAGATTTCCGATTTTTCCAACTCTCCCAAATTTCCGAAATCGGCCGCGTCTTTTCTGGAGATCTCGATCCAATCCTTGTCTTCTCTTAGGTCGGCGATCTTGAAGTCGGGAAGTCCGCTTTGACGCACTCCTAATAATTCTCCCGGCCCTCTGAGTTTTAGATCGGCTTCGGAAAGATAGAATCCGTCGTCGGAATCCACCAAGGCTTGTATCCGATACCTTGCCTCTTCGGTGATTTTGGAGTCCGAGATAAGAATGCAGAAACTCTCGTGAGGACCGCGACCTACACGTCCTCTCAGCTGATGCAATTGGGAAATCCCGAATCTATCCGAGTGTTCTATGACCATTACGGAAGCGTTGGGGACGTCCACTCCGACTTCCACAACGGTTGTACTTACCAGGATCTGAATCTCGTTTTGTTGGAACAATTTCATCACTCTGTCTTTTTCGGAAGTGTCCAATTTTCCGTGAAGGAGTCCCACGTTGAATTCCGGAAAAATTTCCTTACGTAATAGTTCATAAGCTTCGATGCAGGATTTTAAATCCGTCTTTTCGGACTCTTCCACAAGAGGATAAACGATATAACATTGCTGCCCTTGGGAAACGTACTTGCGTATGGATTTATATACTCCGCTTCTTCTTTCCTCGGTAAACCAAAGAGTCTTGATCGGGATTCTTCCGGCGGGCCTGTTTTTGAGAGTAACGAGTTCCAAGTCTCCGTATAGGGTAAGGCAAAGTGTGCGAGGAATCGGCGTAGCGGTCATCGCAAGTATATCCGGATTTTTTCCTTTGGCCCGTAACGTTTCCCTTTGTTCCACTCCGAATTTATGTTGTTCGTCTATGATCACGAGCCCTAGATCCTTGAATTCCACATCGGGTTGGAATACGCTATGCGTTCCGATAATCAGTAGGGATTCTCCCGTCTTGATCCTAAATAGCTTTTCCGCACGATTCTTCTTAGGTTCCTTTCCGACTAGGAGTTCGATTCGTAAGAAAGGCATGTTTCCCAGGAAATTCATTACGGTTTGGTAATGTTGTCTGGCCAGGATTTCCGTAGGAGCGACCATGCAGATCTGAACGTTATTATCCGTATAACGTAGCGCTGTAAGAAGAGCGACTAGGGTTTTTCCGGATCCGACGTCTCCTTGCAGAAGTACGGCTGCCGGCGTATCCGCTTTGGTCCATTCTTCTATTTTTTTTAGGCTTTCTCTCTGATCTTCGGTTAGCTTGAAAGGAAGTCTGGAAAGCACATCCTTTGCGGTTTTAGATTCCGGAAGAGGCCATAATAGCCGGGGGATTTTTGCCCTCTGGGATTTTTTATATTCTATTAATAGATTAAAATAATATAATTCTTCGTATTTGAAACGAGTTCTGGCCTTTTCCAGATTTTCGTCCTCGGTAGGGAAATGAATTTCTCTGTAAGCGGTGGAGCGATCTACCAGGCTTCTTTTTTTCAGAATGGGTGCGGGTAGAATCTCCGGAATTTTATCGGAAAGCAGGGATAGCGCGCCGTGGATCAGCTTTCTCAATTCTCTGGAATTCAAATGTTCGTCCCTCATTGCCTCCGTAGTCGGATAGAGGGGGATAATTCTGCCGGTATGGATGCTTTCCGGTAGTCCGTCTTCGGAGAGATCGGAATTGTTTCCGTAAGCTAGGACTTCGTAGTCTGGATGTATCAATTGGAATCCGCGAAAGTATTCCAGCTTACCGGTTACCGCGACTAGGATTCCGGATTGAAAAATTCGTTTGAAGAATTGGATTCCTTTGAAGAATACAAGACTGATAGGCTCGTTATCCTTGGTCTTGGCCGAGACTACTAGTCTGGATTTTCTTCCGTGTGCCAGGTAGGAATCCACCACTTCCAGTATTAAGGTTACGGTTTCTCCCTGTTTGAGTAGAATATTTTCCGTAAGATTCCGATCCAAATAGCGACGAGGGAACCAGTTCAATAAATCCTGAAGAGTACGTATCCCGACGGATTCCAAAGCCTCCAGCTTTTTGGGACCGACACCTTTTAAAATCGAGATGGAAGCCGATAGATCGATTTGTGTTTTCTTTTTTTCAGAGACCGAGTTCTTCATTCTGGATCGGTTTCGGCGGAGGAGAATTTTGCAACACTTCCTCCTGCACCGAACTCGAATCATCCAATCCTAGGTAACAATAACGGCAACCATAAATCCTTGCTTGTCGCTTTGCTCCGGGAGTTGCGGGTTCGAATAACACAGCATATAAATATTCGTGTTTATCCAGAAACCGTCCGCATACGGGACAGAGTCTAGGCCGGGGAACGTTCGGATCCCATTGGCCTCCGTAGACCTTACGAGGATTCCCGTAGTCCTTATCTCTCTTCGGTTTTTTCGCGTCATTCTTGTCCATTCTCTTGGTATCTACCGTATAAAGAACGTGGAAGAAGATGGCTGCTGCGGCTAAAGCGGCGACTATGGTAAGAAAAGTCGTCATTGTTTCAGGTAGTCCTTGATTTTCTCCGCCATGGATCCGGGCAGTTTGATCCCTTTATCGGCAAGTCTACCCGCATATTTGTGAAAAGAATAGGTATGCTGGGAGGATTTGATCACTCCTTCAAAGCATTCCTCCAGGGAGTTGGAGATTTCCTCCCAGAGAGGGAGATTCTCCGATATTAGATTTTCGTAACGATGTAGAAGACGACGATTTACTCCCCTGCATATGGATCTATAAAAACAGAATCGAATGAGCAGAGGGGAGGCCCCGTTCTTTTCGCGGATATCCCTTTCCAATTGGTTTAGATTGATACAGTCCACGATCTCCAATTTGTAAGAATGCGAACTGTGCTC is a window of Leptospira wolffii serovar Khorat str. Khorat-H2 DNA encoding:
- a CDS encoding N-acetylneuraminate synthase family protein, with translation MDIVELEKGYPETEAKIKALASECGNQTEIIRGAVVSDTIHFIGDTRKISDKEGYVKELPGVTRIWNVSLPYKNIARTAAGKNGEVVHRENRIVEVKGKDGLVRKFGTGKHIFVVGPDSPQTYEQTIAIAKQAVELGKKFGILDRIIFRGGAFKPRTRPTDWRGMGWDGIKLLDRVKEETGLPYVTEVMDHTMAEEVSQHADMIQIGTRNAQDFELLEAVGRTGKPVILKRGFGNEAIEWFSAAEYIANQGNLNIVLCERGVKTLFIKEGYCRNTPDLNVITHAKNQTILPVIFDPSHVAGDDKIVVSNLLASLPFNPDGSITETLHVEEFRKEQMCDAAQALLMSLYEKTVEAILTYEEKIKPLTDQVDSYFAERKGKK
- a CDS encoding Hpt domain-containing protein, translating into MLVDWSRLEALKQGDDEEDRLWLEEMVRSLRKNMNSRLENISNFVSEKKATELQAELHQTKGVAANFGLSGVQITVTEAEAKLKGGDLEACLQLCANLPDLWEKTKIELAPKFPD
- the lpxA gene encoding acyl-ACP--UDP-N-acetylglucosamine O-acyltransferase encodes the protein MKIHPTAIVDSKAELHESVEVGAYSIIERDVVIGEGTVIETGTRIFAGTRFGKFNKVHHGAVIGVGPQDLGFDPNTSTKTIIGDNNTFKEYSNIHRGTKPDSPTIIGNRNYVMGNAHVGHDCVIGDDNILTHGLVLAGHVTVGNKAFISGLVAVHQFCFVGDYAMIAGCAKVVQDVPPFATADGNPCTIIGLNTVGLKRGGFSPETRAAIKNAYKVIYHSGMNYRQALEELEKRSDNPPEVLNIIKFFRNSDRGVMDHR
- the galE gene encoding UDP-glucose 4-epimerase GalE; this encodes MRVVVTGGAGYIGSHVVALLLERDYEVVVVDNMEKGNPINLFSEAEFIEGDIHDTAVLEKTFSKHVDAVFHFAAWKAAGESMLDPGKYSLNNIAGSIQLMAWMEKVGTKNIIFSSSAAVYGAPQYLPLDENHPLIPENYYGYTKLAIEENLRWFDKLKGFKFAALRYFNAAGYDVKGRIRGIEKTPANLLPIIMEAAVGIRPSMEIFGTDYETEDGSCIRDYIHVNDLASAHVLSLDYLYTKNESIAVNLGTGKGFSVLEVLRLAEKIVGRPIPHKISGRRPGDPAKLWAKAELAEELLGWKCKYSDPETILETMWSVYKDLPN
- a CDS encoding M15 family metallopeptidase — translated: MSFLRSSILLLPLLLSSVLIGQSKGDIYEGTPVQDYLTGNFQKEKALVLYKNPDDNREFYLRAETKAAFLKLREEYKKAHPEERQAPFLVSAFRSFSDQKSIWESKYTGKKKMREPVAGKTPEEIVSLILEFSSAPGTSRHHWGTDIDINALENSYFEKDGKGEKFYLWMKKNAYKYGFCQPYTPKKERNDKGYNEEKWHWSYAPLSNQFHKQWVSEYKSGKLKLAGKFLGADILGNLPLEYVNSINPECLKIK
- a CDS encoding TIGR04452 family lipoprotein, with the protein product MKKIIALLLPLTLTFNCILFDKIGFSYPDTVDGSEAKSIILTSAVIGSAAGGGPSILSILAPQLAKIEEDKYYTKSDVDDCANSALIINIVTIDLGGFTCNLDPRPTLIPYIY
- the recG gene encoding ATP-dependent DNA helicase RecG, coding for MKNSVSEKKKTQIDLSASISILKGVGPKKLEALESVGIRTLQDLLNWFPRRYLDRNLTENILLKQGETVTLILEVVDSYLAHGRKSRLVVSAKTKDNEPISLVFFKGIQFFKRIFQSGILVAVTGKLEYFRGFQLIHPDYEVLAYGNNSDLSEDGLPESIHTGRIIPLYPTTEAMRDEHLNSRELRKLIHGALSLLSDKIPEILPAPILKKRSLVDRSTAYREIHFPTEDENLEKARTRFKYEELYYFNLLIEYKKSQRAKIPRLLWPLPESKTAKDVLSRLPFKLTEDQRESLKKIEEWTKADTPAAVLLQGDVGSGKTLVALLTALRYTDNNVQICMVAPTEILARQHYQTVMNFLGNMPFLRIELLVGKEPKKNRAEKLFRIKTGESLLIIGTHSVFQPDVEFKDLGLVIIDEQHKFGVEQRETLRAKGKNPDILAMTATPIPRTLCLTLYGDLELVTLKNRPAGRIPIKTLWFTEERRSGVYKSIRKYVSQGQQCYIVYPLVEESEKTDLKSCIEAYELLRKEIFPEFNVGLLHGKLDTSEKDRVMKLFQQNEIQILVSTTVVEVGVDVPNASVMVIEHSDRFGISQLHQLRGRVGRGPHESFCILISDSKITEEARYRIQALVDSDDGFYLSEADLKLRGPGELLGVRQSGLPDFKIADLREDKDWIEISRKDAADFGNLGELEKSEISSRFNEGAQLFSN